The sequence below is a genomic window from Bdellovibrio sp. ArHS.
TCTCGTGAAGGATCAAGCGACCGTGAGTAAGATTACCAAAAGTAGCACCGCTGAATATTTTGCGAAGAACCTCCAACAGGTGGGATTTTCGTCTCCTTTGAAAGCCGTTTTGACGACTTTAAAAGAAGCCGTGGACAACTCTTTGGATGCGTGTGAGCAAGCGGGCATTCTTCCTGATCTTCTAGTTGAAGTCACCAAAGTAGGAACGGGTTCTACTAAAAATACTGATTTAATTCGCATCGTTGTCGAAGATAACGGACCTGGAATCGAAGCTGAAGATCTTGCCAAAGTTTATGGTGAGTACTTGGCTTCGTCAAAATTTGGTCGTGGACAGTGTTCACGCGGTCAGCAAGGTATTGGTATCTCTGCGGCGACGACGTGGGCGCAAATGACCAATGCCCGTGGTGTAAACGTTATTTCCAAGACCAAAAAGATGCGTAAAGCGATCTCTGCGCAAGTGGATGTCGACATCAAATCCAATACAGGTGTTCTAAAAAATAAGGAAACTTTGGACTGGGATCGTGAACACGGAACTCGTGTTGAATTCGTTCTTGATGGACGTATTCAGTTAAACGGTGACGGCGGTATCGTGACTTATATTGAGGGCACAATCCTGGTAAATCCGCATATGACCATCACTTACAAGTTGATGGAAAACGACTATGTGACTGTGAACCGTGTCAGCACGGATGTGCCGCAAGTTCCCGAGGCGTCCTTGCCTCATCCTCACACGTTTAAACTGGGCGAGTTCATCACGCACTCCACTTTGTTCGGAAAAACCACGCTTTCTAAGTTCTTAAAGACCGGTTTTTCGCGTATTTCGGACCAGTCTATCTCTGAATTTACAAAAAAAGGTCTGCCTAAAAATCTTTTGGAAAAACCTCTGACTTCATTGACGGAAGAGGATTTTAAAAAGGTGTTCCAAGCCGTGCAAAACACGGACTTGATGGCGCCTTCCACGAAGTCAGTTTTGACGGTAGGGGAAGAAG
It includes:
- a CDS encoding DNA topoisomerase VI subunit B codes for the protein MSKITKSSTAEYFAKNLQQVGFSSPLKAVLTTLKEAVDNSLDACEQAGILPDLLVEVTKVGTGSTKNTDLIRIVVEDNGPGIEAEDLAKVYGEYLASSKFGRGQCSRGQQGIGISAATTWAQMTNARGVNVISKTKKMRKAISAQVDVDIKSNTGVLKNKETLDWDREHGTRVEFVLDGRIQLNGDGGIVTYIEGTILVNPHMTITYKLMENDYVTVNRVSTDVPQVPEASLPHPHTFKLGEFITHSTLFGKTTLSKFLKTGFSRISDQSISEFTKKGLPKNLLEKPLTSLTEEDFKKVFQAVQNTDLMAPSTKSVLTVGEEALSKSITRLGEIDFFAVVTRKPTICDFKPVVVEVALARFKDRYQEADSPVTLLRFANRVPLQFDKSGCAITWAIESVNWKSYGLGQPKDSLPLGPYIFAVSVVSPFIKFKNASKETIDASEELVAEIRLALIQAGQRLSRHIKKEVKEADLERKLAHIEQFGPILVEGLARIINAPESRKKKAEEGLKKLLGRDSEEAIADLEAAESKLLEQKKREKKKGIDHEIEEDVISSEDLVEEASESAGTKKTTTKKETTKKTTGKKK